A region from the Schistocerca serialis cubense isolate TAMUIC-IGC-003099 chromosome 1, iqSchSeri2.2, whole genome shotgun sequence genome encodes:
- the LOC126455209 gene encoding ice-structuring glycoprotein-like: MTVGAFDVLTAPPATPGVTVSDSAAAPATFAAVTVAAFDVVTASAATPDVTATDSAPASAPFAGMTVGAFDVLTAPPATPGVTVSDSAAAPAPFAAVTVGAFDVGTAPTATPDVTATDSAPAPAPFATVTIAAFDVVTAPDATPGVTATDSAAAPATFAAVTVGAFDVGTALAATPDSAAANATFAALPVTTFASDFVAAPATSPDVTETFSPAGPITFAVAALAASTSAVVAAHVAVAEGSDAASAETGATAPATIVDGTATAGADTVTAAVADDKALAPLTTRPFVVSPTGGSCALPSVTTGSRDPLQIVMAPLTKIQAHTCSQAELTNLLNEKLDSQQAKHASSLSKALEGKNLPLRKKIYKKLEVQGQLLNRKSLENAKTKRNLKSRLDGFHE; this comes from the coding sequence ATGACTGTAGGCGCCTTTGATGTCCTCACTGCACCACCTGCTACTCCTGGCGTCACTGTAAGTGACTCCGCTGCTGCCCCTGCCACTTTCGCCGCTGTGACTGTAGCCGCCTTCGACGTCGTCACTGCATCAGCTGCTACCCCCGACGTGACTGCGACTGACTCCGCTCCTGCCTCTGCCCCTTTCGCTGGTATGACTGTAGGCGCCTTTGATGTCCTCACTGCACCACCTGCTACTCCTGGCGTCACTGTAAGTGACTCCGCTGCTGCCCCTGCCCCTTTCGCCGCTGTGACTGTAGGCGCCTTCGATGTCGGCACTGCACCAACTGCTACCCCCGACGTGACTGCAACTGACTCCGCTCCTGCCCCTGCCCCTTTCGCCACTGTGACTATAGCCGCCTTCGATGTTGTCACTGCACCAGATGCTACCCCTGGTGTCACTGCAACTGACTCTGCTGCTGCCCCTGCCACTTTCGCCGCTGTGACTGTAGGCGCCTTCGATGTCGGCACTGCACTAGCTGCTACCCCTGACTCCGCTGCTGCCAATGCCACTTTCGCCGCTCTGCCTGTAACCACTTTCGCCTCCGACTTTGTCGCTGCACCTGCCACTTCCCCTGACGTCACTGAAACTTTCTCCCCCGCTGGTCCTATCACTTTTGCCGTTGCCGCTCTAGCCGCCTCTACCTCTGCCGTAgtcgctgcacatgtcgctgttgCTGAAGGCTCTGATGCCGCCTCTGCCGAGACGGGTGCCACTGCCCCTGCCACTATCGTTGACGGCACTGCAACCGCCGGTGCAGACACTGTCACCGCCGCCGTCGCCGACGACAAGGCCCTAGCGCCGTTGACCACACGACCTTTCGTTGTGTCTCCCACAGGGGGAAGTTGTGCTTTGCCGTCGGTCACTACTGGCAGCCGCGATCCTCTGCAGATAGTGATGGCTCCGCTGACGAAAATTCAAGCCCATACGTGTTCTCAAGCCGAGCTTACTAACCTTCTCAATGAGAAACTTGATTCACAACAAGCCAAGCATGCTAGCTCGCTAAGTAAGGCCTTAGAAGGGAAGAATCTTCCACTACGTAAGAAGATATACAAAAAATTAGAAGTCCAAGGCCAGCTGTTGAACAGAAAGTCGCTGGAAAACGCCAAgaccaaaagaaatttaaaaagtagGCTCGATGGTTTTCATGAGTAA